The Tumebacillus sp. BK434 region AGACCTCCTCGCCCGGCCACAAAAGCGAAACAGGAAAGAAAGAGAAGTCCCATGATCCAAACGCTGGAATGGCTGACAAAGTCTCGAAGATGTTTCATCTGCGCTGTCCCCCCTTGCTTTCATTATATTGGCTCCTATATTAAAATGGGAAGAGATAAAGGAGCGTGAGGGCAGGTGCAACAACAGGAAGAGATCGTGCAGGCAGCGACGGCTGTTTTTGTGCGGGACAGGCAGGCGGGCGGCGGTGTGGAGACGTATTTGACCAAGCGGCCGGACACGATGCGGTTCTTGCCGGGGCATTATGTGTTTCCGGGCGGCACGATGGACGAGAGCGATAACGATCCGCGTTTTGCGGCGCGCGCCGTTCCCGTCACGGCGGAGCAAAATCCGGCCGGGCTGCCCCTCGGCTACTGGGTGACCGCTTTGCGCGAGTCGTTTGAAGAAGCCGGGGTCCTGCTGGCGCGCGATGCGAACGGACGATTTCCTGCGCCGGATGAGCTGGCGGAACAGCGCGAGCAACTCTTGCGGGGCGACATGTCCTTTTACGACGTGATCGCAGCGGCGGGTCTGGTGCTGGCGACCGATCGCCTGCGCTATTTCGGCCATCGCATCACGCCGCGCCGCCTGTCCAAGCGGCGCTTTGAGACGCGCTTTTTCCTGCTGGTGCTGCCGGAGGGAATGGAGCCAGATCCGCACGCAGGCGAAATCGCCGAAGCAGGCTGGACCGATGCGGCTTCCGCTTTGGCCCAATACGACGCCGGCGCCTACGACATGGTGCCGCCGACGGTGAAAGCATTGCAGACGATCGGGAGTTTTTCGGACGCAGCGAGCCTCTTTCGCTCCACGGCAGGCGTCGGCACTCCGACGGCGATGGAACTGGAATAAGCAAAGGAACCGTGCGTGCAACAGGCACCCGGTTCCTTTTTTGCTGATCACAATCAGATCGCTTCGTACCGATCCCCGTCCGTTTTCCGCACGCGGCCGTCTCCGGCCAGCTTCAGCAGATGCCCTTGGATCGTCCGCTCCGCCACCCAGATCACGCTGGGATGCACCGTGTCGCGATAGACCGCCTGCACCAGATCGTCCACCGTCCGCGGGCACTCCGCGACCAGGGTGTAGATCTGCTCTTCACGCTCCAGGCGGCGGCCGATGAAGAAATCGATCTTCTCCTGCACCTCGGCGATCATCTCGCCATGCCCGGGAGCAATCAAGCGGGCCGGGTAGCTTTTCAGACGCTGAAGCGTATGCAGATACGCCCGCAGATCCCCGTCCGGGG contains the following coding sequences:
- a CDS encoding NUDIX hydrolase, which translates into the protein MQQQEEIVQAATAVFVRDRQAGGGVETYLTKRPDTMRFLPGHYVFPGGTMDESDNDPRFAARAVPVTAEQNPAGLPLGYWVTALRESFEEAGVLLARDANGRFPAPDELAEQREQLLRGDMSFYDVIAAAGLVLATDRLRYFGHRITPRRLSKRRFETRFFLLVLPEGMEPDPHAGEIAEAGWTDAASALAQYDAGAYDMVPPTVKALQTIGSFSDAASLFRSTAGVGTPTAMELE